A section of the Tepidanaerobacter syntrophicus genome encodes:
- a CDS encoding ParB/RepB/Spo0J family partition protein, with translation MNKHGLGRGLDALIPTEQEGIETIQEINIDEIVVNNKQPRKDFDEEKLEELAASMEQHGVLQPVILRKVGRGYELVAGERRWRAAAKAGIKKIPAVVKELSDGDVLEIALIENLQREDLNPIEEASAYKQLMDEFGLTQEELAKRVGKSRSQIANTLRLLNLEEEILKFIFEGKLTAGHARALLSIEDKKLRYGLAKKISNEGLSVRQAEQLAQNLLQKKEKKSSRQTTISPIMSDIAEKLQQSLGTKVRIRGSEKRGKIEIEFYSSEELERILEVIAEQ, from the coding sequence TTGAATAAGCATGGATTAGGTAGAGGCCTTGATGCGCTGATTCCTACTGAACAAGAAGGAATAGAAACCATACAAGAGATAAATATAGATGAGATCGTTGTAAACAATAAACAACCGCGAAAAGATTTTGATGAAGAAAAGCTAGAGGAGCTGGCTGCTTCCATGGAGCAGCATGGCGTCTTACAGCCGGTGATTCTGAGAAAAGTAGGTAGAGGCTATGAGTTAGTAGCCGGTGAGCGCAGGTGGAGAGCAGCAGCAAAAGCCGGAATAAAAAAGATTCCTGCGGTTGTAAAAGAACTTTCAGATGGGGATGTACTTGAAATAGCTCTTATTGAAAATTTGCAGCGTGAGGACTTAAACCCTATTGAGGAGGCTTCGGCCTATAAGCAGCTTATGGATGAGTTTGGACTTACACAGGAAGAACTTGCAAAACGAGTCGGCAAAAGCAGGTCACAAATTGCAAATACGTTGCGGCTACTGAATCTTGAAGAAGAAATTTTGAAATTTATATTTGAAGGCAAACTTACTGCAGGCCATGCGCGAGCCCTTCTTTCGATTGAAGACAAAAAATTGCGCTATGGGCTTGCGAAAAAAATAAGTAATGAGGGACTATCGGTTCGCCAAGCAGAGCAACTTGCACAAAATTTGCTGCAGAAGAAAGAGAAGAAAAGTTCTCGCCAAACAACTATAAGCCCCATTATGTCAGATATCGCAGAAAAACTGCAGCAAAGTCTCGGCACGAAAGTTCGGATAAGAGGCAGTGAAAAACGGGGCAAGATAGAGATAGAGTTTTACTCTAGCGAGGAACTCGAAAGAATACTTGAAGTTATAGCAGAACAATAA
- a CDS encoding DUF554 domain-containing protein — translation MLGTIVNVLTIILGTLLGTALKNRFDEKIKNTVMQGLSLTVMVIGISMAVKTENMLVLTLSVVIGGIIGELLKIEERLDGLGRKLEAQFTDESGSFTRAFVTASLMYCVGAMAVLGSIQSGLNQNYDILFVKSLLDGTTAIVFSSTMGIGVAFSAIPVLLYQGAITLAASSVKDLLTASVITEMSAAGGLLIFGIGINMLNTKVTIKVGNLLPAIFVAIPLAIILAGLS, via the coding sequence TTGCTTGGCACTATCGTAAATGTTCTTACAATTATTTTAGGCACACTGCTTGGAACAGCGCTTAAAAACAGATTTGATGAAAAAATTAAAAATACCGTTATGCAAGGATTGAGCCTTACAGTAATGGTCATAGGGATTTCAATGGCGGTAAAGACTGAAAACATGTTAGTGCTTACACTTAGTGTGGTTATAGGCGGGATTATCGGCGAACTATTGAAAATAGAAGAAAGGCTTGATGGTTTGGGAAGAAAGCTCGAAGCTCAGTTTACAGATGAAAGTGGCAGCTTTACCCGTGCCTTTGTAACAGCGAGCCTGATGTACTGTGTAGGAGCCATGGCGGTTTTAGGCTCTATTCAAAGCGGCCTTAACCAAAATTATGATATCCTCTTTGTAAAATCTCTACTTGACGGCACAACAGCCATCGTTTTTTCATCTACAATGGGAATCGGTGTGGCTTTTTCAGCGATACCTGTGCTCCTTTATCAAGGGGCAATTACTCTGGCGGCTTCATCTGTAAAAGACCTTTTAACTGCTTCGGTTATTACCGAAATGTCAGCTGCAGGGGGCCTTCTGATCTTTGGCATAGGAATTAATATGCTAAATACTAAAGTTACAATCAAAGTGGGTAATCTGCTGCCGGCTATATTTGTGGCAATCCCACTTGCGATAATCCTTGCCGGTCTGTCTTGA
- a CDS encoding DUF4446 family protein: MAIENYINSLNEIFEKNSGSILLLVTIGFGILLIITIRSNMKLSKTMKMYKTLMEGTKGENLESLLIHQARRTDDISSEIADMKRAMAKMAEENREMIKKVAWKRYNAFSDMGSDLSFSLALLNDRNCGVIITSIYGRDENRIYLKPVNSGKSSYTLSPEEEEVIMRALSNKNM, encoded by the coding sequence GTGGCAATAGAAAATTACATTAATAGTTTGAACGAAATTTTTGAAAAAAATTCAGGAAGCATCCTCCTGCTTGTCACAATTGGGTTTGGTATTTTACTTATAATTACAATAAGATCTAATATGAAGCTCTCAAAGACTATGAAAATGTATAAAACTCTTATGGAAGGGACAAAGGGCGAAAATCTTGAAAGCTTGTTAATACATCAGGCGCGGCGCACAGATGACATCAGCAGTGAAATAGCAGACATGAAGCGAGCCATGGCAAAGATGGCAGAAGAAAACCGTGAAATGATAAAGAAAGTCGCCTGGAAACGATATAATGCCTTTTCCGATATGGGAAGCGATCTGAGCTTTTCACTGGCATTACTAAATGACAGAAATTGCGGTGTAATAATTACAAGCATTTACGGAAGGGATGAAAATCGGATTTACCTAAAACCTGTAAACTCCGGAAAAAGCAGTTATACCCTTTCTCCGGAAGAAGAGGAAGTAATTATGCGAGCCCTCTCAAATAAAAATATGTAA
- a CDS encoding M23 family metallopeptidase, whose amino-acid sequence MKDEKEKFTMMVIPHSGKATFAISVSLKTLKIAGGLLAAIFLISMIFATNIYISRNKFKNKAEELSAVAKDYNALQNQLEFFMKKTSDLEEKMAQIEKLDADLRDLLANDPVLKNSATIQSSKTATKRTTLPSRGSIDRERFINKLEVLEEKIPEEEQSLKELKDAVIQRIDLIAHTPTIYPVQGEITSDFGYRRSPFGTRQEFHDGVDIGASYGTTVVATADGMVTFTGYQAGYGRTVTISHGYGLETSYCHNSSILVKAGQQVKKGQAIAKVGNSGRSTGPHLHYMVKLNGQLQDPKNYLE is encoded by the coding sequence GTGAAGGATGAAAAAGAGAAATTCACGATGATGGTAATTCCCCACTCGGGTAAGGCCACATTTGCGATTTCAGTATCCCTTAAGACCTTGAAAATTGCAGGTGGATTGCTTGCTGCAATATTTCTTATCTCGATGATTTTTGCAACAAATATTTACATATCTCGCAACAAATTTAAAAATAAGGCTGAAGAACTTTCGGCTGTGGCAAAGGACTATAACGCCCTTCAAAATCAGCTGGAATTTTTTATGAAGAAAACAAGTGATCTAGAAGAAAAAATGGCACAAATAGAAAAGCTAGACGCGGATTTAAGGGATTTGCTGGCAAATGATCCTGTTTTAAAAAACAGTGCTACAATCCAAAGCAGCAAGACCGCCACGAAAAGAACGACCCTCCCAAGCCGCGGCAGCATAGACAGAGAAAGATTCATAAATAAGCTAGAAGTATTGGAAGAAAAGATTCCAGAAGAAGAACAAAGTTTAAAAGAGCTAAAGGATGCAGTTATTCAGCGAATCGATCTGATAGCACATACCCCTACAATATATCCGGTGCAAGGTGAGATAACATCTGATTTTGGCTACCGCAGATCACCTTTTGGAACTCGGCAGGAATTTCATGATGGGGTAGATATAGGCGCATCCTATGGTACAACAGTTGTAGCAACAGCTGACGGAATGGTAACTTTCACAGGTTATCAGGCAGGATACGGGAGAACGGTTACTATAAGCCATGGTTATGGCCTTGAAACCTCATACTGCCATAATTCGAGCATACTCGTAAAGGCGGGACAGCAAGTAAAAAAAGGTCAGGCGATCGCAAAAGTGGGAAATTCCGGAAGAAGCACAGGTCCGCATCTTCATTACATGGTAAAACTTAATGGACAGCTCCAAGATCCAAAAAATTATCTAGAGTGA
- a CDS encoding bactofilin family protein, which yields MFGKKDEPIITNSDKIDTILGKNAKFTGTIKASGLMRIEGQFDGDMECDGDLIVGEGAKVTANVKARNAIVAGAYEGNICLDGKLELKNTGKLTGDVKAAGLLVEDGAFFNGKCEMKGETQKSEPIPIKKNKSAETSNPT from the coding sequence GTGTTTGGAAAAAAAGATGAACCCATAATAACAAATTCAGATAAAATAGATACGATTTTAGGGAAAAATGCTAAATTTACAGGCACAATAAAAGCCTCAGGCCTTATGCGCATAGAAGGCCAATTTGATGGCGATATGGAATGCGATGGAGACTTGATTGTAGGAGAAGGCGCAAAAGTTACTGCAAATGTTAAGGCAAGAAATGCCATAGTTGCAGGGGCATATGAGGGAAATATTTGCTTGGACGGCAAGTTGGAACTTAAAAATACAGGTAAACTAACAGGGGACGTAAAGGCAGCTGGCCTACTTGTTGAAGATGGAGCTTTTTTCAACGGAAAATGTGAAATGAAAGGCGAGACACAAAAAAGTGAGCCGATTCCTATTAAAAAGAATAAAAGTGCAGAAACGTCAAACCCAACTTAA
- a CDS encoding diacylglycerol/lipid kinase family protein, which yields MKTLFIINPVAGRKRSAKVWKDIRPYINFPYEYEFTQGCGDATQIAKHAKKLGYEVIVTVGGDGTISEVVNGIAGSDIRLGIIPAGTGNDFGKTLKIPENPCYALEIIKEGKNLTFTDLGKFQDGYFINIAGAGFDAEVANMTNSNLKFLNGTLAYVASLVWNLARYSPCNAVITVDGKKYFRKPWLVLAANARYFGGGMMINPDGIINDGLLDVCIINDMSRAEILRFLPSVFTGSHKKHRCFEVIRGKNVEIEFAKPVRVQVDGDAKGFTPVRFSIVNRALSVITPVKD from the coding sequence TTGAAAACATTGTTTATAATCAACCCTGTTGCAGGAAGAAAGAGAAGCGCCAAAGTATGGAAGGATATAAGGCCTTATATAAATTTTCCATACGAATATGAATTTACACAGGGATGCGGCGATGCAACACAAATTGCAAAACATGCCAAAAAACTAGGCTATGAGGTTATAGTTACAGTTGGAGGAGACGGCACAATATCAGAAGTTGTAAACGGCATTGCAGGAAGTGATATAAGGCTTGGAATAATTCCTGCAGGAACCGGCAACGATTTTGGAAAGACACTTAAGATACCTGAAAATCCGTGCTATGCCCTTGAAATCATTAAAGAGGGGAAAAATCTTACTTTTACAGATTTGGGAAAGTTTCAGGATGGTTATTTTATCAATATAGCAGGAGCTGGTTTTGATGCAGAAGTTGCTAATATGACAAATTCAAATCTAAAATTTTTAAACGGAACCTTAGCCTACGTGGCAAGCCTTGTCTGGAATCTTGCGCGCTATAGTCCCTGCAACGCTGTGATCACAGTTGACGGGAAAAAATACTTTCGCAAGCCCTGGCTTGTACTTGCCGCAAATGCACGCTACTTCGGAGGAGGCATGATGATAAACCCAGATGGCATAATAAATGACGGATTGCTCGATGTGTGCATTATAAATGATATGAGTAGAGCTGAAATCTTGCGGTTCCTACCTTCGGTATTTACAGGAAGCCATAAAAAGCATCGCTGTTTTGAGGTTATAAGAGGGAAAAATGTAGAGATAGAATTTGCTAAACCTGTAAGGGTGCAGGTAGACGGAGATGCAAAAGGATTCACGCCGGTGCGGTTTTCAATAGTAAATAGGGCATTGAGCGTTATAACTCCTGTGAAAGATTAA
- a CDS encoding tetratricopeptide repeat protein, which yields MDELMMEAEKHLERGEYEEARHIYEQIINDEPDNAKAYNKLGVIAAYEKNNEEAEAYFKKALELDPKLSSAASNLGNIFFEKEELEKARECYEKAIDLDPDNPIPYNNLAVIYKKQKEIDKFVKFYKKSVELSNKQLRNPQKDKPGKRQRATSSYTGTGILGFIAVALILYVLIRLFKG from the coding sequence GTGGATGAACTCATGATGGAAGCCGAAAAGCATCTAGAGCGTGGCGAATACGAAGAAGCGCGCCACATATACGAGCAAATTATAAACGATGAGCCGGATAATGCAAAAGCATATAACAAATTAGGGGTTATTGCAGCCTATGAAAAAAATAATGAAGAAGCCGAAGCTTATTTTAAAAAGGCGCTAGAACTGGATCCGAAACTTTCCTCCGCAGCCAGCAACTTAGGTAACATTTTTTTTGAAAAGGAAGAATTAGAAAAAGCAAGGGAATGTTACGAAAAAGCCATAGACCTGGATCCGGACAACCCGATTCCTTACAATAATCTTGCGGTAATTTATAAGAAACAAAAAGAAATAGATAAATTTGTAAAATTCTACAAAAAATCAGTAGAGCTTTCCAATAAGCAGCTGAGAAACCCGCAAAAAGATAAACCGGGCAAAAGACAAAGGGCAACATCTTCATACACCGGTACGGGTATATTGGGTTTTATTGCAGTAGCTTTAATTTTATATGTCTTAATCAGGCTCTTTAAGGGGTAA
- a CDS encoding CvpA family protein — MDNINWVDIVLIAFFIKSFINGFSKGFILAAFKTAGVVIGIWAGIFYRDTAADFLKNRLGLDKVLSKLLQEPILNNSGPVSAINTNGIADLALKALGFFAVFLLVQLGFVLIAHFIGGLIKIVGLSPLNKLCGGIFNVVQTALWIAILNTVIFPFIVAFPENFLEKGLNASYILNHLRFLDFISPIVIKFI; from the coding sequence ATGGACAATATAAACTGGGTAGATATTGTTTTAATTGCCTTTTTTATAAAAAGCTTTATAAATGGTTTTTCAAAGGGCTTTATATTAGCTGCATTTAAGACGGCCGGAGTTGTCATTGGCATATGGGCAGGCATATTTTATAGAGATACAGCTGCAGACTTTCTTAAAAACCGTTTAGGCTTAGATAAAGTTCTGAGTAAACTATTACAAGAGCCGATTTTAAACAATTCAGGTCCTGTAAGCGCAATAAACACAAACGGTATTGCTGACCTTGCTTTAAAAGCTCTCGGTTTTTTTGCGGTATTTTTATTGGTCCAGTTGGGATTTGTACTTATTGCTCATTTTATCGGCGGCTTGATAAAAATAGTCGGCTTGTCGCCGCTTAATAAGCTTTGTGGCGGAATATTCAACGTGGTGCAGACAGCCCTATGGATTGCCATATTAAACACTGTAATATTTCCTTTTATTGTTGCATTCCCCGAAAATTTTCTAGAAAAAGGTTTAAATGCCTCGTATATTTTAAATCATTTAAGATTTTTGGACTTCATCAGCCCTATTGTGATAAAATTTATATAA
- a CDS encoding mechanosensitive ion channel family protein: MSQLYNDLLSKLPAFAVPLVKILIVWYAAVIFIKIAERFVTQVFSRGHYGKQPVDENKTRTMASLLKSIVRYGTYFVAGVNILDILGINTASLLTAAGIGGLAFSFGAQNLVKDVISGFFIILEDQYNIGDYIEAAGVGGTVEEIGIRTTKLRDFGGQLHTIPNGEITKVTNHSRGAMRAMVTVGVAYEENLPDALEALKSACEEVTKNNQEILVEAPSILGIANLGKTDIEISILAKTIPMQQWNVERQLRKAILEKFGENEIELPYPRMVYIKRESKRGKDN, encoded by the coding sequence ATGTCACAACTATATAATGATTTACTTAGCAAACTTCCTGCATTTGCTGTACCCCTTGTAAAAATTTTAATAGTGTGGTATGCGGCAGTTATATTTATCAAGATTGCGGAAAGATTTGTAACACAGGTTTTTTCAAGAGGGCACTATGGCAAACAACCTGTCGATGAAAACAAGACAAGGACTATGGCAAGCCTTTTAAAAAGCATTGTAAGGTATGGGACATATTTTGTGGCAGGTGTGAATATCCTGGATATTCTGGGAATAAATACTGCGTCTTTGCTTACAGCTGCAGGAATAGGTGGTCTTGCCTTCAGCTTTGGAGCTCAAAATCTAGTAAAAGATGTTATATCCGGCTTTTTCATTATACTAGAAGATCAGTACAATATAGGAGATTATATTGAGGCGGCGGGTGTTGGGGGAACAGTTGAAGAAATAGGTATCAGAACAACAAAACTTCGGGATTTCGGGGGACAACTGCACACCATTCCTAACGGAGAAATAACAAAGGTTACAAATCATTCGCGAGGCGCCATGAGGGCAATGGTTACAGTAGGCGTAGCTTATGAAGAAAACTTGCCGGATGCCCTTGAAGCACTAAAAAGTGCCTGTGAGGAAGTTACTAAAAATAATCAAGAGATATTAGTTGAAGCTCCTTCGATACTTGGCATAGCAAATTTAGGAAAAACTGATATAGAAATAAGTATACTGGCAAAAACAATCCCAATGCAGCAGTGGAATGTGGAAAGACAGCTTAGGAAAGCAATTTTGGAAAAATTTGGTGAAAATGAAATAGAGCTACCATATCCCAGGATGGTATACATAAAAAGAGAAAGCAAAAGGGGGAAGGACAATTGA
- a CDS encoding DUF951 domain-containing protein — translation MTYNVGDVVQMKKKHPCGSDTWQIWRVGMDFGIKCTGCGRKVMIPRNKFEKSVRKILVQAKNDELENKID, via the coding sequence TTGACGTATAATGTGGGCGACGTAGTTCAAATGAAGAAAAAGCACCCCTGCGGCAGCGATACCTGGCAAATATGGAGAGTCGGTATGGACTTTGGAATAAAATGCACAGGCTGCGGCCGAAAAGTAATGATTCCCCGAAACAAATTTGAAAAAAGCGTTCGAAAAATTCTAGTTCAAGCAAAAAATGATGAACTTGAAAACAAAATTGATTAA
- the rpsF gene encoding 30S ribosomal protein S6 — protein sequence MRNYETVFIVDPDLETDEVKSLVDKFKGLIEEQGGQVSDVEEWGKMRLAYPINDKREGYYFLMNFTANPATAQELERIYKITSGLMRFLVVNKEK from the coding sequence ATGAGAAATTATGAGACCGTATTTATTGTTGACCCTGATCTTGAAACAGATGAAGTAAAATCACTTGTTGACAAATTTAAGGGTCTGATCGAAGAGCAAGGCGGACAGGTTTCAGATGTCGAAGAATGGGGCAAGATGAGACTTGCATACCCAATAAACGACAAACGAGAAGGGTATTATTTCTTAATGAATTTTACCGCAAACCCCGCAACAGCTCAGGAGCTGGAAAGAATTTACAAGATTACCAGCGGACTCATGAGATTTTTAGTTGTCAACAAAGAAAAATAA
- a CDS encoding single-stranded DNA-binding protein — protein sequence MLNRIVLIGRLTRDPELRFTPANGVPVTQFTIAVDRPFVNQKGEREADFIRIVAWRKLAEICSANLTKGRLVAVEGRLQIRSYDGKDGQRKYVTEVVADTVQFLDKAKSGPNDDSPDNFDADFSFDPGLDDIEGDGVPF from the coding sequence TTGCTAAACAGAATTGTATTGATAGGCAGATTGACAAGGGATCCGGAACTTAGATTTACACCGGCTAACGGCGTTCCGGTAACTCAATTTACTATAGCTGTAGACAGGCCTTTTGTAAATCAAAAAGGCGAAAGAGAAGCGGATTTTATAAGAATCGTAGCATGGCGGAAACTTGCTGAAATATGTTCTGCAAACCTTACAAAAGGACGCCTTGTAGCAGTTGAAGGACGCCTGCAGATTAGGTCATATGACGGAAAAGACGGCCAGCGCAAATATGTGACAGAGGTCGTAGCTGATACTGTCCAGTTTTTGGATAAAGCCAAATCCGGACCCAATGATGACAGTCCTGACAATTTTGATGCAGATTTTAGTTTTGATCCCGGCTTAGATGACATAGAGGGCGACGGAGTGCCTTTCTAA
- the rpsR gene encoding 30S ribosomal protein S18, with product MKPKRVKKKKVCSFCADKIEHIDYKEYGRLRKYITERGKILPRRITGNCAKHQRQLTIAIKRVRNLALLPFTSE from the coding sequence TTGAAACCAAAAAGAGTTAAAAAGAAAAAAGTTTGCAGTTTTTGTGCAGATAAGATAGAACATATCGATTATAAGGAATATGGCCGCTTACGGAAATATATAACTGAGCGTGGCAAGATCCTGCCTCGGCGCATCACAGGCAATTGCGCAAAACATCAACGGCAGCTTACAATTGCAATAAAAAGAGTAAGGAATCTCGCTTTGCTACCATTTACATCAGAATAG
- a CDS encoding YybS family protein, whose protein sequence is MQSNSTKSLIEGALLAAINVILSLMAIYMPIMGTFATLVWPVPIVILVVRHGIRTATLSMIVAGIIVAMVSGPFQAVGIVLGFGILGLVIGWTIKKDASPFKVIAFGSVASMISILILMLISMWVMGINPITQELDILKESISMTTEFYNKLGVDPKAIETTVESFNKALDILPLIIPAIFIIASVFDAFLTYMITKAVMSRMGQKLRDFTPFVLWRFPDYTVAIFLLGSVLVMLEPYWPKGILKAIGMNLVIVFGCILFLQGLSLLTYYLAKFNVGKFFRAIIAFFVLFNPLFLQIVFFAGFFDVLFNFRKI, encoded by the coding sequence ATGCAATCCAATAGCACCAAATCTCTTATCGAGGGAGCGCTGCTTGCCGCAATAAATGTTATCCTCAGTTTAATGGCGATATATATGCCGATAATGGGCACATTTGCTACCTTGGTATGGCCGGTACCAATCGTCATACTTGTTGTAAGACATGGGATAAGGACGGCCACGCTTTCTATGATAGTAGCCGGCATAATAGTAGCAATGGTAAGCGGTCCCTTCCAAGCTGTAGGCATTGTACTAGGTTTCGGAATTTTAGGCCTGGTTATAGGATGGACTATAAAAAAAGATGCTTCTCCTTTTAAAGTAATAGCCTTTGGCAGTGTAGCTTCCATGATTTCTATTTTGATACTAATGCTTATTAGCATGTGGGTAATGGGGATAAATCCCATTACACAAGAACTAGACATTTTAAAAGAATCAATTTCGATGACCACTGAATTTTACAATAAACTCGGTGTAGATCCTAAAGCAATAGAAACCACAGTCGAAAGTTTTAACAAAGCTTTAGACATCTTACCTCTTATAATTCCTGCCATCTTCATAATAGCATCAGTTTTTGATGCATTCCTAACCTATATGATAACAAAGGCAGTAATGTCGCGCATGGGACAAAAGCTTAGAGATTTTACTCCATTTGTCTTGTGGCGGTTTCCGGATTATACTGTAGCAATTTTCCTTTTAGGAAGCGTATTGGTAATGTTAGAGCCATATTGGCCAAAGGGAATACTTAAGGCTATTGGAATGAATTTGGTTATTGTTTTTGGATGCATACTTTTTCTACAAGGCTTGTCACTGCTCACTTATTACCTTGCAAAATTTAACGTAGGAAAATTCTTTAGGGCCATTATTGCTTTCTTTGTCCTTTTCAATCCTTTATTCTTACAAATAGTGTTTTTCGCAGGCTTCTTTGATGTTCTGTTCAATTTTCGCAAGATATAG
- a CDS encoding DHH family phosphoesterase: MTQKSKKRVLWAAVFFTAILAAITCIFYDYKIAAALLPILALLLYYLLSAKEGRPLPSIIEPTVSFNKALWKEIANKTSSAIALTGANDRIIWENMAFTNKIQKPGQRISHVVDILSADVLETLEKEPAEVDIGSERFLVKKVKIQANNKKPEKMLQIYYFDDITQIYNLKLQLREKETVVCYVYVDNFDEVMVACGEENRLELLAEIDKTITKWVYNYNGLVRKYDNDKYLVLMSLKDFKKAEEAKLNILDAIREIKAGKTMTPTLSIGAAYGEPSLTKAGKIAQNALELCLGRGGDQAVVKAEGKTYFYGGKTEEMNKYSRVRVRVIAHALGDLVEESDSVMIIGHLFLDMDALGAAAGLANAVKSMNKPGYIILTPEQTSSVDSLLELLLTDEEIKGSFIEESEALNKITKKTLLIVVDTHKPSLVMSQKILEKAERVVVIDHHRRGEEFIDKALLVYLEPYASSTSEIVTEIIQYMGDDIKISPIVATAMLAGIAVDTRNFAFKTGARTFEAASYLRRAGADPTMVYKLFQEDADAVYERAKVLQRAQQVAEHVVISYFDEEPKNPTVAAAQAANGLIGLKGISASFVLAPMGERITISARSLGDINVHRILEELGGGGHMTVAGAQLSNVTMEEAIEKVKEAILKHLKEGETN; this comes from the coding sequence ATGACACAAAAAAGTAAGAAACGAGTCCTTTGGGCGGCAGTTTTCTTTACAGCGATTCTTGCCGCAATCACCTGTATATTTTACGACTACAAAATAGCGGCAGCGCTTTTACCTATTCTCGCTCTGCTCCTTTACTACTTGTTGTCTGCAAAGGAAGGTAGGCCCTTGCCTTCAATTATCGAACCTACAGTGTCTTTTAATAAGGCGCTTTGGAAAGAAATAGCGAATAAGACAAGTTCTGCCATTGCCCTTACGGGCGCAAACGATAGGATAATCTGGGAAAATATGGCTTTTACAAATAAAATCCAAAAACCAGGTCAGCGTATATCCCATGTAGTTGATATATTATCTGCTGATGTGCTTGAAACCTTAGAGAAAGAACCGGCAGAAGTTGACATTGGCAGTGAGCGCTTTTTAGTCAAAAAGGTCAAAATCCAGGCTAATAACAAGAAACCTGAAAAGATGCTCCAGATTTATTATTTTGACGATATAACACAGATATACAATCTAAAGCTGCAGCTTAGAGAAAAAGAGACTGTGGTCTGTTATGTTTATGTAGACAATTTTGATGAAGTCATGGTAGCTTGTGGAGAAGAAAACCGATTAGAACTTCTTGCAGAGATAGATAAAACAATAACAAAATGGGTATATAATTACAACGGACTTGTGAGAAAATACGATAATGACAAATATTTGGTACTAATGAGCCTAAAGGATTTTAAGAAGGCAGAGGAAGCAAAGCTGAATATACTCGATGCGATTCGAGAAATTAAGGCAGGCAAAACTATGACTCCGACGCTCAGCATAGGAGCGGCTTACGGTGAGCCATCTTTAACAAAAGCGGGAAAAATAGCGCAAAACGCTTTAGAGCTTTGCCTTGGCAGAGGTGGAGACCAGGCAGTAGTGAAAGCTGAAGGAAAGACGTATTTTTACGGCGGCAAGACCGAAGAAATGAACAAATACAGCCGTGTCAGAGTCAGAGTAATTGCTCATGCACTGGGGGATTTAGTGGAAGAGTCGGACTCAGTGATGATAATAGGACACCTGTTTTTAGACATGGATGCCCTTGGAGCTGCGGCGGGCCTGGCAAATGCGGTAAAAAGCATGAATAAACCGGGATATATAATCTTGACCCCTGAACAAACATCGTCGGTTGATTCCCTTCTTGAACTCCTACTTACAGATGAGGAGATAAAGGGAAGCTTTATTGAGGAATCTGAAGCATTAAACAAGATTACTAAAAAGACTCTACTTATAGTTGTAGATACACATAAGCCTTCACTTGTAATGTCACAAAAAATTCTTGAGAAAGCCGAAAGAGTAGTTGTAATAGATCACCACCGCCGAGGCGAAGAATTTATAGATAAGGCATTGCTTGTTTATTTAGAGCCCTATGCATCGTCAACCAGCGAGATAGTAACAGAGATAATACAATACATGGGCGATGATATTAAAATTTCACCAATCGTTGCAACTGCCATGCTAGCAGGTATTGCGGTAGATACGCGTAACTTTGCGTTTAAAACCGGCGCCCGAACCTTTGAAGCAGCTTCGTATCTTAGACGAGCAGGAGCAGATCCCACTATGGTATACAAACTATTTCAAGAAGATGCAGATGCGGTTTACGAAAGGGCAAAGGTACTGCAAAGAGCGCAGCAGGTGGCAGAACATGTGGTTATTTCATATTTTGATGAGGAACCTAAAAATCCGACAGTTGCAGCTGCTCAGGCTGCCAATGGCCTTATAGGACTAAAGGGAATTTCTGCCTCCTTTGTTTTAGCCCCCATGGGAGAAAGGATAACAATAAGCGCTCGTTCTTTAGGAGATATAAACGTTCACAGAATTTTGGAGGAATTAGGCGGAGGCGGACATATGACCGTAGCGGGAGCTCAACTTTCTAATGTGACTATGGAAGAGGCTATTGAAAAAGTTAAAGAGGCAATTTTGAAACACTTGAAGGAAGGTGAAACAAATTGA